The DNA sequence GTCGGCGCTCTCGACCGTGCCGAAACCCTGCTCGCGCGCGACGGCCGCCGTCCGGTCGCCGACCGCGAAGGCGGGGATGTTCCGCCGGTCCGAGAGCGCCGCAAAGGCGCGCACGCCATTGCCGCTGGTAAACAGGAGCGCCACAACGCCGTCGAGCTCGAGCGTTGCACTCTCGCGGAGCCGGATGGTCAGCAGCGGTTCCGCCAGGACCGCATGCCCGTCGGCGTCGAGCAGCGCCACGAGCGGGCCTGCATCGAGGGCGGGGCGGGTCACCAGCAGCTTCATCGGCTTACCTCGGGCAGGGGCGGCGGGGCGGGACGAGTTGGCGGGACGTGTCAGCGGGCCGAGGTGTCGGGCACCGGCAGGTCGAAGAAGCCGGCGCCGGCGCGGGCGCGCAGCGTCTCGCCGGCCGTCCGGCCGAGCGCCACGGCGTCCGTGGCCGGGCCCGAGCGCTGGTCGGCATGGGCCGACGTGCCGTCGGGGCGCACGATCAGGCTGCGGAGCGTGAGCGTGTCGCCATCGAGCTCGGCCAGCGCCGCGATCGGCGTCTTGCACGAGCCGTCGAGGCTTGCGAGCAGAGCGCGCTCGGCCGCAACCCGGGTTGCCGTCGGCCGGTGGTTGAGCGGGGCCAGATATGCTGCGACGCGCGCGTCGGCCGCGCGCCGCTCGATGCCGATCGCTCCTTGAGCCACGGCCGGCAACATCAGCTCGGGCGGCAGGATCTGGGTCACCCGGTCGGCGAGGCCCAGGCGCTTTACGCCCGCGATCGCGAGCAGGGTGGCATCGACCTGGCCGGCCGCGAGCTTGGCGAGCCGCGTGTCGATATTGCCGCGGAAGGGCACGACGGCGAGGTCCGGGCGGGCGCGCAGGATCTGCGCCTGGCGGCGGAGCGAGGCGGTGCCGACCACGGCGCCGGGGGGCAGGGACATGAGTCCGTCAGCCTTCTCCGAGAAGAAGGCGTCGCGCGGGTCCTCGCGCTCGAGGAAGCAATCGATGACGAGGCCATCGGGCAGCCAGGTCGCGACGTCCTTCATGGAATGGACGGCGAGATCGACGCGGCCGTCGACGAGCGCCTCCTCGATTTCCTTGGTGAACAGGCCCTTGCCGCCGATAGCGGCGAGCGTCCGGTCGGTGACGGTGTCGCCGGTCGTGCGGATGATCGTCAGGGCGATGGCATCGGGCGATGCCAGCTCGGGGTGGGCGGCCATCAGCAGGGCGCGCACCATCTCGGCCTGGGCCAAGGCGAGGGCGCTGCCGCGGGTGCCGATGCGCAACAGGGGGCGGTCGAGGCTCATGCCCTCTGTTTATCGCCGCCGGCCGGGCTTGTCGCCTGCATTCCTGACGGAGGAGGCAAGTTGCACCCCTAAGACGCACCTAACCAAGCATCTCGCGGACCCCGACTGGCTGCGCTAGGCTCTTGGAAAAGAGAAAGGAACTGCCGGGGCATGGCGTCGGGACGCACGAGTTGGATCCTCATCGCGCTGACAATGCTCGGCCCGGCTTCACTGGCGGCACGCGCCGAGGCCCCTTCGTCCGGGGTATCGCCCGACGCGCCATCTCCAATGCAGCTCGTAGCCCTGGCGCGCGAGGCGGCCGGGGGCGCCGCATGGGATCGGGCTCCAGTGCTCCATCGCGTCCTGACGCTCGCGGCCGGCAAGCTCGAAGGCACGCTCGAGACCTGGTGCGACCCGGCGCGCGGCCGGGCGGCGAGCCGTTACCGGCTC is a window from the Aliidongia dinghuensis genome containing:
- the hemC gene encoding hydroxymethylbilane synthase — encoded protein: MSLDRPLLRIGTRGSALALAQAEMVRALLMAAHPELASPDAIALTIIRTTGDTVTDRTLAAIGGKGLFTKEIEEALVDGRVDLAVHSMKDVATWLPDGLVIDCFLEREDPRDAFFSEKADGLMSLPPGAVVGTASLRRQAQILRARPDLAVVPFRGNIDTRLAKLAAGQVDATLLAIAGVKRLGLADRVTQILPPELMLPAVAQGAIGIERRAADARVAAYLAPLNHRPTATRVAAERALLASLDGSCKTPIAALAELDGDTLTLRSLIVRPDGTSAHADQRSGPATDAVALGRTAGETLRARAGAGFFDLPVPDTSAR